The following proteins are co-located in the Ensifer sp. WSM1721 genome:
- the cobM gene encoding precorrin-4 C(11)-methyltransferase, giving the protein MTVHFIGAGPGAADLITVRGRDLIGRCPVCLYAGSIVSPELLQYCPPGARIVDTAPMSLDEIEAEYVRAAQAGEDVARLHSGDLSVWSAMAEQIRRLEKHGIPYTMTPGVPAFAAAAAALGRELTIPAVAQSLVLTRVSGRASPMPNSETLAAFGATGSTLAIHLAIHALEVVIEELTPLYGADCPVAIVVKASWPDERVLRGTLGDIAARVAAEPIERTALIFVGPGLEASDFRESSLYDPAYQRRFRGRE; this is encoded by the coding sequence ATGACGGTTCACTTTATCGGCGCAGGCCCGGGCGCGGCGGATCTCATCACGGTCAGGGGACGGGACCTGATCGGCCGCTGCCCCGTCTGCCTCTATGCCGGCTCGATCGTCTCGCCGGAACTCCTGCAATATTGCCCGCCGGGCGCCCGCATAGTCGACACGGCGCCGATGTCGCTCGACGAGATCGAGGCGGAATATGTGCGCGCGGCGCAAGCCGGCGAGGATGTGGCTCGGCTGCATTCGGGCGACCTTTCCGTCTGGAGCGCCATGGCGGAGCAGATCAGACGGCTCGAGAAACATGGCATTCCCTATACGATGACGCCGGGGGTTCCCGCCTTCGCTGCCGCCGCGGCGGCGCTCGGTCGCGAACTGACAATTCCGGCGGTGGCGCAGAGCCTCGTGCTGACCCGCGTTTCCGGCCGTGCCTCGCCGATGCCGAACAGCGAGACACTCGCCGCCTTCGGCGCCACGGGCTCGACGCTTGCCATCCATCTCGCCATCCACGCGCTCGAGGTTGTCATCGAGGAGCTTACGCCGCTTTACGGCGCCGACTGCCCGGTGGCGATCGTCGTCAAGGCCTCCTGGCCGGATGAACGCGTCCTGCGCGGCACGCTCGGCGACATCGCCGCGAGGGTCGCCGCCGAGCCGATCGAGCGCACGGCGCTGATCTTCGTCGGCCCGGGTCTCGAAGCCTCGGACTTCCGCGAAAGCTCGCTCTACGACCCCGCCTATCAGCGCCGCTTCCGCGGGCGCGAATAG
- a CDS encoding monovalent cation/H+ antiporter subunit A, translating to MLSVFILAPFAGSLIAIFFPSDQRGATAWFAGAIALVCFLVTAGLYPIVASGNVLRYQLEWIPELGLNFTLRMDGFAWLFCALITAIGVLVVLYARYYMAEEDPVPRFFALFLAFMGSMLGVVLSGNLILLAVFWELTSIVSFLLIGYWHHNAHARDGARMALTMTGMGGLAMLVGLVIIGRIVGSYDLDAVLASGDAIRNHPLYVTVLILVLLGALTKSAQFPFHFWLPHAMAAPTPVSAYLHSATMVKAGVFLLARLWPVMAGTEAWFWLVGLAGLTTLLLGAYFAIFQQDLKGLLAYSTISHLGLITVLLSLGSPLAAVAAVFHIVNHATFKASLFMAAGIIDHETGTRDMRRLSGLFQFMPITATLAMVASAAMAGVPLLNGFLSKEMFFAEAIETHLVNPLDTATPYVATIASMFAVTYSLRFIHSVFYGPTPTDLPRKPHEPPRWMRAPIDFLVLACLVVGIIPAQTIGPFLHTAVISILGDATPDYSLAVWHGLNIPLIMSFVALSGGVGLYFLMRSYLATGIEGPPVFRLLEGQRIFERVLVTLSWKWARSLEQQLGTRRLQPQMRLLVFLALVAGASPLLTRGFTLPPLVIRGIDPAFALLWAVGIACAVGSAFMAKFHRLASLVLLGGAGLVTCITFVWLSAPDLAVTQLLVEIVTTVLILLGLRWLPKRIAGPETAEDIPLRTRARRLRDFLLAIIAGGGLMLISYTVMTRPLPETVADYFLARAYQEGGGTNVVNVILVDFRGFDTLGEIAVLCIVALTVFALLLRFRPQADSLETPEQQRVQNAFDDDHPDRTAGDSVAEYLFVPSVIMRWMFPVTGMLAAFLFLRGHDLPGGGFAAGIAMSIGFILQYMSGGTRSVEERLRIHPLRWMSIGLLIAVATGAGSWLFGYPFLTSRAEYATLPIIGKVPVASAILFDLGVFSLVLGATVLMLIALAHQSVRAPRAHTRATRPEKEAAE from the coding sequence TTGCTTTCGGTTTTCATTCTCGCCCCCTTCGCGGGAAGCCTCATCGCAATCTTCTTTCCGTCCGATCAACGTGGTGCCACAGCCTGGTTCGCGGGCGCCATCGCTCTCGTCTGCTTCCTGGTGACGGCCGGCCTCTACCCCATCGTCGCCTCTGGCAACGTGCTTCGCTATCAGCTCGAGTGGATCCCCGAGCTCGGCCTGAACTTCACGCTCCGGATGGATGGCTTCGCCTGGCTGTTTTGCGCGCTGATCACGGCGATCGGAGTGCTCGTCGTTCTCTACGCCCGCTACTACATGGCCGAGGAAGACCCGGTGCCGCGCTTCTTCGCGCTCTTCCTCGCCTTCATGGGCTCGATGCTCGGCGTCGTCCTTTCCGGCAACCTCATCCTGCTTGCGGTCTTCTGGGAGCTTACGAGCATCGTCTCCTTCCTGCTGATCGGCTACTGGCATCACAATGCACACGCCCGCGACGGCGCCCGCATGGCGCTGACCATGACCGGCATGGGTGGTCTCGCCATGCTGGTCGGACTGGTGATCATCGGTCGGATCGTCGGCAGCTACGATCTCGACGCGGTGCTCGCGTCCGGCGACGCGATCCGCAACCATCCGCTCTACGTGACGGTGCTCATCCTGGTCCTGCTCGGCGCATTGACGAAGAGCGCTCAGTTCCCGTTCCACTTCTGGCTGCCGCACGCCATGGCGGCGCCGACGCCGGTCTCCGCCTATCTGCATTCGGCGACAATGGTGAAGGCCGGCGTCTTCCTGCTTGCGCGACTCTGGCCGGTGATGGCCGGCACCGAGGCCTGGTTCTGGCTCGTCGGCCTCGCGGGCCTGACGACTTTGCTGCTCGGGGCCTATTTCGCGATCTTCCAGCAGGACCTGAAAGGGCTGCTCGCCTATTCAACGATCAGCCATCTCGGGCTCATCACCGTGCTCCTGAGCCTCGGCAGCCCGCTCGCCGCCGTCGCCGCGGTCTTCCACATCGTCAATCATGCCACCTTCAAGGCTTCGCTCTTCATGGCGGCCGGCATTATCGACCATGAAACCGGCACGCGCGACATGCGTAGGCTGAGCGGGCTCTTCCAATTCATGCCGATCACGGCGACGCTCGCCATGGTGGCCAGCGCCGCCATGGCCGGCGTGCCGCTGCTGAACGGCTTCCTGTCGAAGGAGATGTTCTTCGCCGAGGCGATCGAAACGCACCTCGTCAACCCGCTCGACACGGCAACGCCTTATGTCGCGACGATCGCCAGCATGTTCGCCGTGACCTATTCGCTCCGCTTCATTCACAGCGTCTTTTACGGTCCGACTCCAACGGACCTGCCGCGCAAGCCGCACGAACCGCCGCGTTGGATGCGGGCACCGATCGATTTTCTGGTGCTCGCCTGCCTCGTCGTCGGGATTATCCCCGCCCAGACGATCGGCCCCTTCCTGCATACTGCCGTCATCTCGATCCTCGGCGACGCAACGCCGGACTACAGCCTTGCGGTCTGGCACGGCCTGAACATCCCGCTGATCATGAGCTTCGTCGCGCTTTCGGGCGGCGTCGGCCTCTATTTTCTGATGCGCTCCTATCTCGCGACCGGCATAGAGGGACCGCCGGTCTTCCGCCTGCTCGAGGGGCAGCGCATCTTCGAACGCGTTCTGGTGACCCTTTCGTGGAAATGGGCGCGCTCGCTCGAGCAGCAGCTCGGCACGCGCCGCCTGCAGCCGCAGATGCGCCTCCTTGTTTTTCTTGCCCTTGTGGCAGGGGCGTCGCCCCTTCTCACCCGCGGCTTCACCCTACCCCCACTCGTGATCCGCGGCATCGATCCCGCCTTCGCGCTGCTTTGGGCGGTCGGTATAGCCTGCGCTGTCGGCTCGGCCTTCATGGCGAAGTTCCATCGCCTCGCCTCGCTCGTGCTCCTTGGCGGCGCGGGGCTCGTTACCTGCATCACCTTCGTCTGGCTGTCCGCGCCGGATCTCGCCGTCACCCAGCTTCTCGTGGAGATCGTCACCACCGTGCTCATCCTGCTCGGATTGCGCTGGCTGCCGAAACGCATCGCGGGGCCGGAGACCGCCGAAGACATTCCGCTGCGAACCCGCGCCCGGCGCCTGCGCGACTTCCTGCTCGCGATCATCGCCGGCGGAGGACTGATGCTCATCTCCTATACGGTGATGACGCGACCGCTCCCCGAGACCGTTGCCGACTACTTCCTCGCCCGCGCCTACCAGGAGGGTGGCGGAACCAACGTCGTCAACGTCATCCTCGTCGATTTCCGCGGCTTCGACACGCTTGGCGAAATCGCCGTCTTGTGCATCGTCGCGCTGACGGTGTTTGCGCTCCTCCTGCGCTTCCGACCGCAGGCCGACAGCCTCGAAACACCGGAACAGCAAAGGGTGCAGAACGCCTTCGATGACGACCATCCCGACCGCACCGCGGGCGACAGTGTCGCCGAATACCTCTTCGTCCCCTCCGTGATCATGCGCTGGATGTTCCCGGTGACCGGCATGCTCGCCGCCTTTCTCTTCCTGCGCGGGCATGACCTCCCGGGCGGCGGCTTTGCCGCGGGTATTGCCATGTCGATCGGCTTCATCCTGCAGTACATGTCGGGCGGGACCCGCTCGGTCGAGGAGCGGCTGCGCATTCATCCGCTTCGTTGGATGAGCATCGGTCTCCTGATTGCCGTCGCCACGGGCGCAGGATCATGGCTCTTCGGTTATCCGTTCCTCACCTCGCGCGCCGAATATGCGACCCTGCCGATCATCGGCAAGGTGCCAGTCGCGAGCGCCATCCTCTTCGACCTCGGAGTATTCTCGCTCGTGCTCGGCGCAACCGTGCTCATGCTTATTGCGCTGGCGCACCAGTCGGTGCGCGCGCCTCGCGCACACACCCGAGCCACACGTCCGGAGAAGGAGGCGGCAGAGTAA
- a CDS encoding cobalt-precorrin-6A reductase: protein MAEPLFDMSAMDRPRILILGGTTEARELAERLAADLRYDAAISLAGRTADPRPQPLPTRIGGFGGAEGLAAFLKAENIALLIDATHPFAARISHNAAAAADTTGTPLFALRRPVWEAEAGDRWTRVESVAKAVSALGEAPRRVFLAIGRQEAFHFERAPQHSYIVRSVDPVTPPLALPDVTAILACGPFAEADEIELLSEHGVDVVVAKNSGGTATYGKIAAARKLGLDVVMVERHKPADVATVGDCDEALERIHQWLSPVKDRGV, encoded by the coding sequence ATGGCCGAGCCACTGTTCGACATGTCAGCCATGGACAGACCTCGCATCCTGATCCTCGGCGGAACGACGGAGGCGCGTGAGCTGGCTGAGCGCCTCGCAGCCGATCTGCGCTACGATGCGGCGATCTCGCTTGCCGGCCGCACGGCCGACCCGCGCCCGCAGCCCTTGCCGACGCGCATCGGCGGCTTCGGCGGAGCGGAGGGGCTCGCTGCCTTCCTGAAGGCCGAGAACATCGCCCTCCTCATAGATGCGACGCATCCCTTCGCGGCACGCATATCGCACAACGCCGCCGCGGCGGCGGATACGACCGGAACGCCGCTCTTTGCGCTCCGCCGCCCCGTATGGGAGGCCGAAGCCGGCGATCGCTGGACGCGCGTCGAGAGCGTGGCCAAGGCGGTCTCCGCCCTCGGCGAAGCGCCGCGCCGCGTGTTTCTCGCGATTGGCCGCCAGGAGGCATTCCACTTCGAAAGGGCGCCGCAGCACAGCTATATTGTGCGCAGTGTCGACCCGGTTACGCCCCCGCTCGCCCTTCCGGACGTCACCGCCATACTCGCTTGCGGTCCCTTCGCGGAGGCCGACGAGATCGAATTGCTCAGTGAGCATGGTGTCGACGTGGTCGTCGCCAAGAACAGCGGTGGCACCGCTACTTACGGCAAGATCGCCGCGGCGCGAAAGCTCGGGCTCGACGTGGTGATGGTCGAGCGCCACAAGCCCGCCGACGTGGCGACGGTCGGCGACTGCGACGAGGCGCTCGAACGCATCCATCAATGGCTTTCCCCGGTGAAGGACCGCGGCGTGTAA
- a CDS encoding NAD(P)H-dependent oxidoreductase encodes MKILLVFAHPEPRSLNGALRDVALNELEAQGHEVRVSDLYAQGWKAEVDRADFPLLAPDARLVPVAASKKAFETQALTDDVKAEIEKLLWADVLILQFPLWWFSMPAILKGWIDRVFAYGFAYGVGEHSDKRWGDRYGEGKLAGKRAMLIVTAGGWEEHYSARGVNGPIDDLLFPINHGILYYPGYDVLPPFVAYRVDRFDEAAFEPLAERLRERMRRLGSTPPIPYRQQNGGDYLIPSMQLRPGLSEAGATGFALHLNDARETFRQAGE; translated from the coding sequence ATGAAAATTCTGCTCGTCTTTGCTCATCCGGAACCGCGCTCGCTCAACGGAGCGCTTCGCGACGTCGCACTCAACGAACTCGAAGCGCAAGGCCATGAAGTGCGGGTCTCGGACCTCTATGCCCAAGGCTGGAAAGCCGAGGTCGACCGCGCCGACTTCCCCCTGCTGGCGCCCGACGCGCGGCTCGTGCCTGTCGCAGCCTCCAAGAAGGCCTTCGAAACGCAAGCCTTGACGGATGACGTCAAGGCGGAGATCGAGAAGCTCCTATGGGCAGATGTTTTGATCCTCCAGTTTCCACTCTGGTGGTTTTCGATGCCGGCTATTCTCAAGGGCTGGATCGACCGCGTCTTCGCCTACGGCTTTGCTTACGGCGTCGGCGAGCATAGCGACAAGCGCTGGGGTGACCGCTACGGCGAAGGGAAATTGGCGGGCAAGCGCGCGATGCTCATCGTGACCGCCGGCGGCTGGGAGGAGCACTATTCCGCCCGCGGCGTGAACGGCCCGATCGATGACCTCCTGTTCCCTATCAACCACGGCATCCTCTACTATCCGGGCTACGACGTGCTTCCTCCATTCGTCGCCTATCGCGTCGATCGTTTCGACGAAGCGGCTTTCGAGCCGCTGGCCGAGCGCCTGCGCGAGAGGATGCGGAGGCTCGGCTCGACCCCGCCCATTCCCTATCGGCAACAGAATGGCGGCGACTATCTGATCCCGAGCATGCAGCTCCGTCCCGGCCTCAGCGAAGCAGGCGCAACCGGCTTCGCGCTTCACCTCAACGATGCGCGCGAGACGTTTCGTCAGGCAGGTGAGTAG
- a CDS encoding K+/H+ antiporter subunit F: MIELAIIWSVLLAQSMLALAMAFALYRIARGPRAQDRILGLDTLYVNAMLLLLSFGIRTANTVYFETALIIAVIGFASSIALAKFLMRGEVIE; encoded by the coding sequence ATGATCGAGCTTGCGATCATCTGGTCCGTGCTTCTCGCGCAGAGCATGCTGGCGCTCGCCATGGCCTTCGCGCTCTACCGCATCGCCAGGGGACCGCGGGCGCAGGACCGCATCCTCGGCCTCGATACGCTTTACGTCAACGCGATGCTCTTGCTCTTGAGCTTCGGCATCCGGACCGCGAACACCGTCTACTTCGAAACGGCTCTGATCATTGCCGTGATTGGCTTCGCCTCTTCGATCGCGCTCGCCAAGTTCCTCATGCGCGGCGAGGTGATCGAATGA
- a CDS encoding monovalent cation/H+ antiporter subunit D, translating into MEWLQHLLVLPILVPLAVAAVLIPIDERKRTLKGAIGFVSTLVVFVVTMILVRLAAAGGPPGTGVYQLGNWPAPFGIVLVLDRLSALMLCLASGLALAAQVYSMARWHTAGHHFHSLCQLLVAGLNGAFLTGDLFNLFVFFEMMLAASYGLLLHGSGPMRVKAGLHYIAINLAASALFLIGVSLIYGVTGTLNMADLATKLATLAPENRNFVEAGAAILGVAFLVKAGMWPLSFWLPTAYAAATPPVAAVFAVLTKVGIYIIIRLHLLVFGAAAGASTGFGQDWLVAGGMLTIAYGAIGVLASQAMGRLAGYSVLVSSGTLLAALGLGHQGMLAGALFYLVSSTLTIAAFFLLIELVERGRDAGADVLAVTMEAYGDFDEDEEEEEVGVAIPGTMAVLGLCFCLCAVLLSGLPPLSGFIAKFALLHGLFDGPSADLAAATSAADWTYVLLIILSGLAAMIAMNRIGIRTFWASIEGTIPRVVVIEIAPVLVLLGACIFLSLQAGPAMRYMQATADDLLSPLVHSERVLSAPRTGGN; encoded by the coding sequence ATTGAGTGGCTGCAACATCTCCTGGTCCTGCCGATCCTCGTGCCGCTCGCCGTGGCGGCGGTGCTGATCCCGATCGACGAGCGCAAGCGCACGCTCAAAGGCGCCATCGGTTTCGTCTCAACGCTCGTCGTCTTCGTCGTCACGATGATCCTCGTGCGCCTTGCAGCGGCGGGCGGCCCGCCCGGAACGGGTGTCTACCAGCTCGGCAACTGGCCTGCGCCCTTCGGCATCGTCCTCGTTCTCGACCGGCTTTCGGCGCTGATGCTGTGCCTTGCGAGCGGCCTCGCGCTCGCCGCCCAGGTCTATTCCATGGCGCGCTGGCACACGGCGGGCCACCACTTCCACTCGCTGTGCCAGCTTCTCGTCGCCGGGCTCAACGGTGCCTTCCTGACGGGCGACCTGTTCAACCTCTTCGTCTTCTTCGAGATGATGCTGGCGGCGTCCTACGGCCTGCTGCTGCATGGCTCCGGTCCCATGCGCGTCAAAGCGGGGCTGCATTATATCGCCATCAACCTCGCCGCCTCGGCGCTGTTCCTGATCGGCGTAAGCCTGATCTACGGGGTGACCGGCACGCTCAACATGGCGGATCTCGCAACGAAACTCGCAACGCTTGCCCCAGAAAACAGAAATTTCGTGGAAGCGGGCGCCGCCATTCTCGGCGTCGCCTTCCTTGTCAAGGCCGGCATGTGGCCCTTGAGCTTCTGGCTGCCGACGGCCTATGCGGCGGCGACGCCGCCGGTCGCTGCCGTCTTCGCGGTCCTGACCAAGGTCGGGATCTACATCATCATCCGCCTGCATCTGCTCGTCTTCGGCGCCGCGGCGGGAGCCTCGACCGGCTTCGGTCAGGACTGGCTCGTCGCTGGCGGCATGCTGACGATCGCCTACGGCGCGATCGGCGTGCTTGCTTCGCAGGCGATGGGTCGCCTCGCGGGCTATTCGGTCCTTGTCTCTTCCGGAACGTTGCTTGCCGCGCTAGGCCTCGGGCATCAGGGGATGCTGGCAGGCGCGCTCTTCTATCTCGTCAGTTCGACACTGACGATCGCCGCCTTTTTCCTGCTCATCGAGCTCGTCGAACGCGGCCGAGATGCCGGCGCCGACGTGCTGGCGGTGACGATGGAAGCCTATGGCGACTTCGACGAGGATGAAGAAGAGGAAGAGGTCGGCGTCGCGATACCCGGGACGATGGCTGTGCTCGGCCTCTGCTTCTGCCTATGCGCGGTGCTCTTGTCCGGCCTGCCGCCGCTTTCGGGCTTCATCGCCAAGTTCGCGCTGCTGCATGGCCTCTTCGACGGCCCGAGCGCGGATCTTGCAGCCGCGACATCGGCGGCCGACTGGACCTATGTATTGCTCATCATCCTGTCGGGCCTGGCCGCGATGATCGCCATGAACCGCATCGGCATCCGCACCTTCTGGGCCTCCATCGAGGGCACGATACCGCGTGTCGTCGTCATCGAGATCGCGCCCGTTCTCGTTCTGCTCGGCGCCTGCATCTTCCTGAGCCTGCAGGCGGGGCCCGCCATGCGCTACATGCAGGCGACCGCCGACGATCTGCTCTCGCCCCTCGTTCACAGCGAGCGGGTGCTTTCGGCGCCAAGGACGGGAGGCAATTAG
- a CDS encoding Na+/H+ antiporter subunit C: protein MELVLSTGIGVLTASGVYLLLRPRTYQVIIGLSLLSFAVNLFIFGMGRLKVNAPPVLEPGGVGDLVRYTDPVPQALVLTAIVIGFAMTALFLVVLLASRGFTGTDHVDGREQRGD from the coding sequence ATGGAGCTCGTTCTCTCCACCGGCATTGGCGTGCTGACGGCATCCGGCGTATATCTTCTTCTGCGGCCGAGAACCTATCAGGTGATCATTGGGCTTTCGCTGCTCTCCTTTGCCGTCAATCTCTTCATCTTCGGCATGGGCAGGTTGAAGGTAAACGCCCCGCCGGTGCTCGAACCGGGCGGCGTCGGCGACCTCGTTCGATACACCGATCCCGTTCCGCAGGCGCTGGTGCTGACGGCAATCGTCATCGGCTTCGCCATGACCGCGCTTTTCCTCGTCGTGCTGCTCGCCTCGCGCGGCTTCACCGGGACAGACCACGTCGACGGGAGGGAGCAGCGCGGTGATTGA
- a CDS encoding LysR family transcriptional regulator produces the protein MDKSDVTLERMRTFVRVAERGSLSAVARELGVGQSTVTRHLRELEEAVGVPLLSRTTRRVTMTDEGSRYYARSVEILRLVEQAGDEVRGTRGAPAGTVRVSCTAAFGVLHVSRLIFAFQDRYPDIGVDLSLTDERVDLVREGVDIALRLGPLTDSSMRLKALGQSRRLLVAAPDYLAERGRPAVPRDLTGHEGIRMSNVAGSDTLVLQGPDGNHHEVPFGGRLRVDHGLAAREALIAGRGIAPAHQWLVGDLLTAGRLEAILSGYVLPSVPINMLIVPERAGIARVRLLIDFLAEEIRGIPGIEQSQR, from the coding sequence ATGGATAAATCCGACGTCACTCTCGAGCGCATGCGCACTTTCGTCCGCGTCGCAGAGCGTGGAAGCCTGTCGGCGGTCGCGCGCGAACTCGGGGTCGGCCAGTCGACCGTCACGAGGCATTTGCGCGAACTCGAGGAAGCCGTCGGTGTGCCTCTGCTCTCCAGGACCACCAGACGCGTGACGATGACCGACGAGGGCAGCCGCTACTATGCCCGAAGCGTCGAAATCCTCCGCCTCGTGGAGCAGGCCGGCGACGAGGTAAGAGGTACGAGAGGCGCGCCGGCCGGCACGGTCCGCGTCTCGTGCACGGCGGCTTTCGGGGTTCTCCATGTCAGCCGGCTGATCTTCGCGTTTCAGGACCGCTATCCGGACATCGGCGTCGATTTGAGCCTTACCGACGAGCGGGTCGACCTCGTGCGCGAGGGCGTCGACATCGCGCTCCGCCTGGGTCCGCTCACCGACAGCTCGATGCGGCTGAAGGCGCTCGGCCAGAGCCGTCGCCTGCTGGTGGCAGCGCCGGACTATCTGGCCGAGCGAGGAAGGCCGGCCGTTCCGCGGGATCTGACCGGCCATGAGGGCATCCGGATGTCGAACGTCGCAGGTAGCGACACGCTTGTCCTGCAGGGGCCGGATGGCAATCATCACGAGGTGCCCTTCGGCGGACGGTTGCGGGTCGACCATGGGCTTGCCGCGCGCGAGGCGCTCATCGCCGGGCGCGGCATCGCACCCGCGCATCAATGGCTTGTCGGAGATCTCCTGACAGCGGGCAGGCTCGAGGCGATACTGTCGGGTTACGTTCTGCCGTCCGTGCCGATCAACATGCTAATCGTTCCGGAGCGCGCGGGCATCGCCCGGGTCCGCCTTCTGATCGACTTCCTCGCCGAAGAGATCCGTGGCATCCCGGGGATCGAACAGTCGCAGCGTTAG
- a CDS encoding Na+/H+ antiporter subunit E: protein MRTWLPYPLLSIGLFLMWLLLNQSVAPGSILLGLVLSAVLAWVTLKLQPARSNLHRLGRAFGLAVHVVGDIIRSNIAVTGIILRSRRRSANAGFLTVDLDLEDENALALLACIVTATPGTAWLEYDRRLKTVLIHVLDIENEALWRRTVKGYEAELKEIFQ from the coding sequence ATGCGCACCTGGCTTCCCTACCCGCTGCTTTCGATCGGCCTGTTCCTCATGTGGCTGCTGCTCAACCAGTCGGTGGCACCGGGCTCGATCCTGCTGGGCCTGGTTCTGAGCGCGGTGCTCGCCTGGGTGACGCTCAAGCTGCAGCCCGCGCGGTCCAATCTGCACCGTCTGGGACGCGCCTTCGGGCTTGCCGTTCACGTCGTGGGGGACATCATACGGTCGAATATTGCCGTCACCGGCATTATCCTGCGCTCGCGCAGGCGTTCGGCCAATGCCGGCTTCTTGACCGTCGATCTCGATCTCGAGGACGAAAACGCGTTGGCGCTGCTCGCCTGCATCGTGACAGCCACGCCCGGAACAGCCTGGCTCGAATATGACCGCCGCCTGAAAACGGTACTCATCCACGTGCTCGACATCGAGAACGAGGCCCTGTGGCGGCGAACCGTCAAGGGTTATGAGGCCGAACTGAAGGAGATATTCCAATGA
- a CDS encoding bifunctional cobalt-precorrin-7 (C(5))-methyltransferase/cobalt-precorrin-6B (C(15))-methyltransferase, translating to MSNSGSAIIAPWLTIIGIGEDGVAGLGDEAKRLIEAAPLVFGGARHIELAAPLIKGQCHIWQSPFEKSVEAILVRRGSPVVVLASGDPFLFGVGATLARRVDTSEMRTIPAPSAFSLAASRLGWALQEVATVSLHGRPLDLIRPHLQPGARVLALTSDENGPKALAELLSGSGFGQSWLTVLEAIGGERERVSRHIAVSFALEQVDALNVCAVEVVADADARVLPLASGLDDRLFEHDGQITKREVRALTLSALAPRRGELLWDVGAGSGSIAIEWMLADPAMRAIAVEASSERAQRIGRNATRFGVPGLVVVEGEAPDALRGLARPDAIFVGGGGSEPGVMDAAIAALPPGGRLVANAVTTEMEAVLIAHHARLGGSLIRIDVARAAPVGSMTGWRPAMPVTQWSWIKA from the coding sequence ATGTCGAACAGTGGCTCGGCCATCATTGCCCCTTGGCTCACCATCATCGGTATCGGAGAGGATGGTGTAGCCGGTCTCGGCGACGAGGCCAAGCGGCTCATCGAAGCTGCACCGCTTGTCTTCGGCGGCGCGCGCCACATCGAACTTGCCGCGCCGTTGATCAAGGGCCAGTGCCACATATGGCAGAGCCCCTTCGAAAAATCGGTCGAGGCGATCCTTGTGCGGCGCGGCAGCCCCGTTGTCGTACTCGCCTCCGGCGACCCTTTCCTTTTCGGCGTCGGCGCCACGCTGGCCCGCCGCGTCGATACGAGCGAAATGCGCACCATTCCCGCGCCGTCCGCCTTTAGTCTCGCCGCCTCGCGGCTGGGCTGGGCGCTGCAGGAGGTCGCGACGGTTTCGCTGCACGGGCGCCCGCTCGATCTCATTCGGCCGCATCTACAGCCGGGCGCACGCGTGCTGGCACTGACCTCGGACGAGAACGGGCCGAAGGCGCTTGCCGAACTGCTCAGCGGCAGCGGTTTCGGTCAGTCGTGGCTTACAGTCCTCGAGGCAATTGGAGGGGAGCGCGAGCGCGTCTCCCGTCACATCGCCGTAAGCTTCGCGCTGGAACAGGTCGACGCCTTGAACGTCTGCGCCGTCGAGGTCGTCGCCGATGCGGACGCGCGCGTCCTGCCGCTTGCGAGCGGTCTCGACGATCGGCTCTTCGAACATGACGGCCAGATCACCAAACGCGAGGTGCGGGCTTTGACGCTCTCGGCCTTGGCGCCGCGCAGGGGAGAGCTTCTCTGGGACGTCGGCGCCGGCTCGGGCTCGATTGCCATCGAATGGATGCTTGCCGATCCGGCGATGCGGGCGATCGCGGTCGAGGCGTCATCCGAGCGAGCCCAGCGTATCGGCCGCAATGCGACCCGCTTCGGCGTGCCCGGCTTGGTGGTCGTCGAGGGCGAGGCGCCGGACGCACTGCGAGGCTTGGCCCGCCCGGACGCAATCTTCGTCGGCGGCGGCGGCAGCGAGCCGGGCGTTATGGACGCGGCGATCGCGGCACTTCCCCCGGGCGGACGGCTGGTCGCCAATGCCGTGACAACGGAAATGGAAGCGGTGCTCATCGCTCACCATGCGCGGCTTGGCGGATCACTGATCCGCATCGATGTCGCGCGGGCCGCGCCCGTCGGCTCGATGACGGGCTGGCGCCCGGCCATGCCGGTCACGCAATGGTCGTGGATCAAGGCCTGA
- the mnhG gene encoding monovalent cation/H(+) antiporter subunit G has translation MSHLTDLPPWAAIAVCALLLLGATTTLVGSLGLLRLSDFYERLHAPTIATSGGTILICLASILCFAVLQGRWVFHELLIIFFVTVTTPVTLMLLGQAALYRDRFEERQDVPRKPRPALDEE, from the coding sequence ATGAGCCACCTGACCGACCTGCCGCCCTGGGCGGCGATTGCGGTGTGCGCGCTGTTGCTTTTAGGCGCGACGACCACTCTGGTCGGGTCGCTCGGCCTTCTGCGTCTTTCCGATTTCTATGAGCGCCTGCACGCCCCGACAATCGCGACCAGCGGCGGCACGATCCTCATCTGCCTGGCGTCGATCCTCTGCTTCGCCGTGTTGCAGGGCCGCTGGGTCTTCCATGAGCTGCTGATCATCTTCTTCGTTACGGTGACGACGCCCGTAACGCTGATGCTGCTCGGCCAGGCAGCCCTTTACCGCGACCGGTTCGAGGAACGGCAGGACGTTCCCCGAAAGCCGAGACCCGCACTCGATGAGGAATAG